The window GATGTTGCATTCGATGAGGTGAGAAGAACAGCCCAGTTTATAGCTGAATATATAAGGAGGCATGGCCCTATAATGCCACATAGGCTAGGACCTGAGGAGATGGAATATACAACGCTACCTGAGGTTCTTCAGAGACTCAGTAGCAGGTTTGTAGAAACAGGTGAAAGAAAGGCTGCAAAGCCCAAGAGCTCCTCTGAACTCCTAACCCCAAGGGAGGAGAAAGGTGACTAGCGGATCCCAGTTGAGACCCCCACTCCTAGTTATAAACTTTAAAACATATAGATCCTCTTTTGGATCCTCTGCCCTAGAGATAGCAAAGTCATCAGAAAAAGTATCAAGAGAAATAGGTATTAGAATCATATTAGCCCCACCTCTAATAGAGACCTCCTATATAGTGAGGAACGTGTCTATAGATGTCTATGCACAATACGGAGACCCGCTATACTATGGAGCCTATACAGGCCATACACCACTAGAAGCTCTAAAAGACATAGGCGTTAAAGGTGTTCTAATCAATCACAGTGAAAAGCCATTGGAGCTAAGGAATATTATAAGGATCTCGGAGATAGCAAGGGAAATAGGTATCGAGACTATAGCTTGCTCAGATAGCAGAGGCCTCGCCAAGATGATAGCAATGTATGCCAAACCAAGCGCTATAGCTCTTGAACCACCTGAGCTAATAGGCACAGGAATAGCTGTATCAAAAGCCAAGCCAGAGATCATTTTGGAGGGGGTAAGCGCTGTAAAGGAGATCTCGAAGGAGATAATAGTATTAGCGGGTGCAGGGATATCGACGAAAGAGGATGCATCAAGATCTATAGAGCTGGGAGCAGAAGGGATCCTAGTATCATCAGCGATTATGCTATCAAAAGATCCTGGGAAAACCATTTTAGAATTTGCAGAAGCTATATTGAGAGCCTGGGATTCAAGATCATCTGCTTAGTAAAGGATCCTCATAGCCTGTGAGACAAACAAGCAATAACTTGGTGAGGCGCTAGAGAACTATGGCTAATAAGTGAATATTAAGAAGCAAATTTGGCTTAAAGTATTAAGAAGAAAAGGGCTGAAACATATTTGATGGTCTTTGGAAGCTTTCATATTAATTCGCGGTTAAGACCCTTCAAGGCTATTAGCTATGCCGATATATATAATAGGTTTATCAATGGCCCTCGGGTGCGCGAGGGTGGCTGAACCGCCGTAGCCCGCCCGAGGGAGACTGTGATGAGCCCGAGGGTAGCCAAAACCCCCTCGGGTAAACGGTAAGAGAAGCTTAACCACACTTTTTGAGCAGAACCCCCCTTTGAATAGAACAGGAACATCTATTCAGAACTTTTTATACCTATAAAAATATATTTTAAGAGGAAACCCTGGTCATACCTCCAGCTAGATGATCGCAATGACAGGTCAGCAAACCTTTTATTCAAGTAATAGTTCGCGAAACCTTAATAAAATTAATATTGCAATCGGGGTGGAGGAGAAGCTATGGGTAAAAATATATGTGAGATCTGCTGGGAAAAAATAGCTATTGGGAAATGCCAGAGATGCTCAAGAAATGTCTGTAAAAACCATATCGTTGGTAACATATGCTCAATATGTAGAGCCTATATGTGTACTATATGTAGAAGGCATCTTGCAATAGCCAGCTGTATATTATGCGGTAGAATTGCCTGCTATAAATGCTTAGATAGGAGATATAATAGTTTGATATGTATGTACTGCAGGATCTCTGCTAATCCTACCTTAAATTATAAGATCTTCTACTCTCAAGTATAAATGTAATGGATTATAAAAATAATTTGAAATAGCTGAGTACAAAATGCTAAAGATTCTATATTGCTCCAAATCTCTTGTTCCACTCTTCATAGCTTCTAACCATTTCAGGCGAAATGCTGGGCTTTCTCTTTGATATTGCTTCGATTAAATCACTCATTCTAATGGGTCTTGGCCTTTCACCTATCGACCCTTTTTCAAAGATCTCATCAACTACTTTCGAATATGCCTCTCTTACAATATCAACTATATCGCTAG is drawn from Sulfolobales archaeon and contains these coding sequences:
- the tpiA gene encoding triose-phosphate isomerase — protein: MTSGSQLRPPLLVINFKTYRSSFGSSALEIAKSSEKVSREIGIRIILAPPLIETSYIVRNVSIDVYAQYGDPLYYGAYTGHTPLEALKDIGVKGVLINHSEKPLELRNIIRISEIAREIGIETIACSDSRGLAKMIAMYAKPSAIALEPPELIGTGIAVSKAKPEIILEGVSAVKEISKEIIVLAGAGISTKEDASRSIELGAEGILVSSAIMLSKDPGKTILEFAEAILRAWDSRSSA